One window from the genome of Gimesia aquarii encodes:
- a CDS encoding sugar phosphate isomerase/epimerase family protein, which produces MSDQSYKFIDLQDQTSRRNFFKQVTASALAGSLVSPLTAKSAEGQTESSKSKIKKAVKYQMILEKISVLDKFKMLKDLGFDGTEIHYRTKVDPKEVRKAIDATGVQVHGFLNSSRDELKDSIDQAKYYGGTSVLVVAGRVDQKNPYDVVYQQQQTKLRKHLPYAEKQGIELLVENVWNNFLLSPLEMARFIDELESPAAGVYFDVGNVVRFGWPDQWIRVLGPRIVKLDIKEYSRKKQIDEGLWKGFQVELNEGDCDWPSVRKALLDIGYTQGWATAEVKGGDRQRLQDISERMDRALDLA; this is translated from the coding sequence ATGTCAGATCAATCGTACAAGTTTATTGATTTACAAGACCAAACTTCGCGGAGAAATTTTTTCAAGCAGGTTACCGCGTCTGCACTGGCAGGAAGTCTGGTTTCCCCTCTTACTGCAAAGTCAGCAGAGGGACAGACAGAGTCTTCCAAAAGTAAGATTAAAAAAGCGGTCAAATATCAGATGATTCTGGAGAAAATTTCGGTTCTCGATAAGTTCAAAATGTTAAAAGATCTGGGATTCGATGGGACGGAGATTCATTATCGCACGAAAGTGGATCCGAAAGAGGTCAGAAAAGCTATTGATGCCACTGGAGTCCAAGTACATGGATTTCTAAACAGTAGTCGTGATGAGTTGAAAGATTCGATTGATCAAGCGAAGTACTATGGTGGGACAAGCGTGCTGGTTGTGGCAGGACGCGTTGATCAGAAAAACCCTTATGATGTTGTTTACCAGCAACAGCAAACCAAGCTACGAAAGCACCTGCCGTATGCAGAAAAGCAGGGCATCGAATTATTAGTCGAAAATGTCTGGAATAATTTTCTGCTTAGCCCATTAGAGATGGCGCGTTTCATCGACGAGTTGGAGAGTCCTGCTGCTGGAGTTTATTTTGATGTGGGAAATGTGGTTCGCTTTGGCTGGCCAGATCAATGGATTCGTGTGCTTGGTCCACGGATTGTAAAACTGGACATCAAAGAATATAGCCGTAAAAAACAAATCGACGAAGGGCTCTGGAAGGGTTTTCAAGTGGAGCTCAACGAAGGAGACTGTGATTGGCCATCGGTACGTAAGGCCTTACTAGATATTGGATACACTCAAGGTTGGGCGACCGCTGAAGTAAAAGGAGGCGATCGTCAAAGATTACAGGATATTTCAGAACGCATGGATCGTGCTCTTGATCTTGCCTGA
- a CDS encoding Gfo/Idh/MocA family protein yields MNEHASDQQPLQARRKFLKQSLGTLATTGLVVNPALTSGAFAASSEMIKVGLVGCGGRGTGAAAQTLRADPNVELVAMADSFGDHLEKSYQNLKKTEVQDRVKVDAEHKFVGFDAFQKLIDSGVDLVLLATPPHFRPQHLKACIDANKHVFCEKPVAVDAPGIRSVLKSTAEAKQKNLTIVSGLCWRYETGMQQMVDKIHNGGIGDIISLHSTRYLGGVAKMVKRKPEWSDMEYQMRNWYYYTWLSGDFNTEQFVHELDKQSWVMGEYPVRCYSVGGRQTRTGEDYGHIYDHFSTVYEYANGAKYVASTRHQQGCSSMFVDTVSGTEGTATLMKYRIEGKNPWKGARRRTNMHQLEHNEMYKALRNGDVINNGEYMANSSMMGIIARMSAYTGKTLTWEQAMNSKEDLSPEKYDMAMSLPTPEVATPGVTPFV; encoded by the coding sequence GTGAACGAACATGCCTCCGATCAACAACCATTACAAGCACGTCGTAAATTTTTGAAACAATCATTGGGGACACTCGCAACGACAGGACTTGTGGTGAATCCTGCACTCACATCGGGGGCTTTTGCTGCCAGTTCAGAAATGATCAAAGTGGGACTGGTTGGTTGTGGTGGTCGAGGGACCGGTGCCGCCGCCCAAACATTGAGGGCTGATCCGAATGTGGAATTGGTTGCGATGGCTGATTCTTTTGGTGACCATCTTGAGAAAAGTTATCAGAATCTCAAGAAGACCGAAGTTCAGGACCGTGTGAAAGTAGATGCGGAACACAAATTTGTCGGATTTGATGCATTTCAGAAGTTAATTGATTCCGGTGTTGATCTGGTACTCCTGGCAACGCCGCCTCATTTCCGCCCTCAGCATTTAAAAGCCTGTATTGATGCCAATAAACATGTTTTTTGCGAAAAACCTGTAGCTGTGGACGCTCCCGGAATTCGTTCGGTTTTAAAATCGACAGCAGAAGCCAAACAGAAAAATTTAACGATTGTTTCCGGGCTTTGCTGGCGTTATGAAACCGGTATGCAACAAATGGTTGATAAGATTCATAATGGTGGGATTGGCGATATTATTTCACTACATAGTACTCGCTATCTTGGTGGGGTTGCCAAAATGGTGAAGCGAAAACCTGAGTGGTCTGATATGGAATACCAAATGCGTAACTGGTATTACTACACTTGGCTCTCTGGTGATTTTAACACAGAACAGTTTGTGCATGAATTGGATAAACAGTCCTGGGTGATGGGCGAGTATCCCGTGCGTTGTTATAGCGTGGGGGGGCGACAAACGCGTACTGGTGAAGACTACGGTCATATTTATGATCACTTCAGTACGGTTTATGAGTATGCCAACGGAGCCAAATACGTTGCGTCTACGCGACACCAGCAAGGTTGCAGTTCCATGTTCGTGGATACTGTTTCTGGTACGGAAGGTACAGCGACTCTGATGAAGTATCGAATCGAAGGGAAAAATCCCTGGAAGGGAGCCCGCCGACGTACCAATATGCATCAATTGGAACACAACGAAATGTATAAGGCACTCCGAAATGGCGACGTCATCAATAACGGTGAATACATGGCCAACAGCTCGATGATGGGAATTATTGCTCGGATGTCCGCTTATACCGGCAAAACACTCACTTGGGAACAAGCCATGAATTCAAAGGAAGATCTCTCTCCTGAGAAATACGATATGGCAATGTCTTTACCGACACCTGAAGTCGCCACACCTGGAGTGACTCCATTTGTTTAA